In the Malaclemys terrapin pileata isolate rMalTer1 chromosome 12, rMalTer1.hap1, whole genome shotgun sequence genome, one interval contains:
- the LOC128846882 gene encoding olfactory receptor 6N1-like — protein sequence MADTEQGNQTSVIEFILLGFGDLVDLQILLFLLFLVIYIVTVTGNILIVALVVADQHLHTPMYFFLGNLSCLETCYTSTILPRMLASFLTGDRTISVSGCIAQFYFFGFLVTVECYLLSAMSYDRYLAICKPLNYAAIMNNAICSQLAAGSWMTGFLVSIIIIFLISQLTFCGPSVIDHFFCDFTPIIKLSCSDTHMMELVTFMLTFITTLPPFLLTLATYVYIISTILRIPSTTGKQKAFSICSSHLIVVTIFYGAIMIVYMLPKTDTLRDLNKVFSVLYTVLTPLVNPLIYSLRNKEVKEALRKAVRKCLAFTRM from the coding sequence ATGGCAGACACAGAGCAGGGAAATCAAACATCTGTCATAGAGTTCATCCTCTTGGGATTCGGGGATCTTGTTGACCTCCAGATCCTTCTCTTTCTGCTGTTTCTAGTGATCTATATTGTGACTGTCACTGGGAACATCCTCATTGTGGcgctagttgtggctgatcagcaccttcacacccccatgtacttcttcctggggaacttgtcctgcttggagacctgctacacctccaccatcctgcccaggatgctggccagtTTCCTGACCggggacagaaccatttctgtCAGTGGTTGTATTGCACAGTTTTATTTCTTTGGTTTCCTAGTGACTGTTGAGTGTTACCTCTTATCTGCAATGTCTTATGATCGTTACTTAGCCATATGTAAACCACTCAATTATGCAGCCATCATGAATAATGCAATTTGTAGCCAACTAGCAGCTGGATCTTGGATGACTGGATTCTTAGTTAGCATCATCATCATATTTTTAATATCACAATTAACATTTTGTGGTCCCAGTGtaattgaccatttcttttgtgatttcaccCCAATAATAAAGCTATCCTGCAGTGACACCCACATGATGGAACTTGTCACTTTCATGCTGACATTTATAACTACCCTGCCCCCATTTCTATTAACCCTGGCAACCTATGTTTATATTATATCtaccatcctgagaatcccttctACCACCGGGAAGCAAAAGGCATTTTCCATCTGCTCCTCTCACCTGATTGTAGTTACAATTTTCTATGGGGCCATAATGATTGTCTACATGCTGCCAAAAACTGACACATTGCGAGATCTGaacaaagtgttctctgtctTGTACACAGTTCTGACTCCATTGGtcaaccccctcatctacagcctaaGAAACAAAGAGGTGAAGGAGGCCCTGAGAAAAGCTGTCAGGAAATGTTTGGCTTTCACAAGAATGTAG